The Lacipirellula parvula genome window below encodes:
- a CDS encoding LemA family protein: MDQSTDMSPAFIALIAVGVVALLALIWLIATFNRLVSTRQHMRESWADIDVELKRRYDLIPNLVAAVKGYAAHESSVLEQVVRLRNTAAANHGAAAEQAVDETALAIGLKQLFAVVENYPQLKADTQFLALQQELAITEDRLAAARRFFNANVREMNQLCDTFPSNFVASMFNVERGSYFELANDAERTAPRVAIEA; this comes from the coding sequence ATGGACCAATCCACCGACATGAGCCCCGCCTTCATCGCCCTGATCGCCGTCGGCGTGGTCGCGCTCCTTGCGCTCATCTGGCTCATCGCCACGTTCAACCGCCTCGTCAGCACTCGCCAGCACATGCGCGAAAGCTGGGCCGACATCGACGTCGAACTCAAACGCCGCTACGACCTCATCCCCAACCTCGTCGCCGCGGTGAAGGGCTACGCCGCCCACGAAAGCAGCGTCCTCGAGCAGGTCGTCCGCCTCCGCAATACGGCCGCCGCCAACCATGGCGCCGCCGCCGAGCAAGCGGTCGACGAAACGGCGCTCGCCATCGGCCTGAAGCAACTCTTCGCGGTCGTCGAGAACTACCCGCAGTTGAAGGCCGACACGCAGTTCCTCGCGCTGCAGCAAGAGCTCGCCATCACGGAAGACCGCCTCGCCGCCGCCCGCCGCTTCTTCAACGCCAACGTCCGCGAAATGAATCAGCTGTGCGATACGTTCCCCAGCAATTTCGTGGCGAGTATGTTTAACGTCGAACGAGGTAGCTACTTCGAGCTAGCAAACGACGCCGAACGCACCGCCCCCCGCGTCGCCATCGAGGCCTAG
- a CDS encoding DUF3137 domain-containing protein — MEPVFMILIFVAFAALIIGGAIYSYKQQKARRLALEQLAASRGWQFDPSYDYAQDKRFPQFSLFTTGESRYAYNTTRGSVTIADAQWPLQYGDYHYQTTTTSTDSEGNTKTETQTHVFSYVILESPYAGTPDLFIRKEGFFDRIASAIGFPDIDFESVEFSRKFVVKSSDKRFAYDVISPQMMEFMLDTTPPTVDFRDAKCCLYHGSVLKAEDFAATIQWSTEFFEHWPRHVIADLAARQQAST, encoded by the coding sequence ATGGAACCTGTCTTCATGATCCTGATCTTCGTCGCCTTCGCGGCGTTGATCATTGGCGGCGCCATCTACTCCTACAAACAGCAGAAGGCGCGGCGGCTCGCGCTCGAACAACTCGCTGCGAGTCGCGGCTGGCAATTCGATCCGTCGTACGACTACGCGCAAGACAAGCGGTTCCCTCAATTCTCGCTCTTCACCACCGGCGAGTCGCGCTACGCCTACAACACCACCCGCGGCAGCGTGACGATCGCCGACGCCCAGTGGCCGCTGCAATACGGCGACTACCACTACCAGACGACCACGACGAGCACCGACAGCGAAGGGAACACCAAAACCGAAACCCAGACGCATGTCTTCAGCTACGTGATCCTCGAAAGCCCCTACGCCGGCACCCCCGACCTCTTCATTCGCAAAGAAGGCTTCTTCGATCGCATCGCCAGCGCCATCGGCTTCCCCGACATCGACTTCGAGTCGGTCGAGTTCAGCCGCAAGTTCGTCGTGAAGAGCAGTGACAAGCGTTTTGCCTACGACGTCATCTCGCCGCAGATGATGGAATTCATGCTCGACACGACGCCGCCGACGGTCGACTTCCGCGACGCCAAGTGCTGCCTCTATCATGGCAGCGTGCTGAAGGCCGAGGACTTCGCCGCGACGATCCAGTGGTCGACCGAGTTCTTCGAACACTGGCCCCGCCACGTCATCGCCGATCTAGCCGCCCGCCAACAAGCGTCAACTTAG
- a CDS encoding cation diffusion facilitator family transporter has protein sequence MAPPPRTNSVDAARADAAANAVRGMRAALTAIVISGLLGAVKFTAGVLGHSYALIADGIESLVDIVASIAVWGGLKVAAADPSQRFPYGYGKAEPLVGLVISAGLVCVAGVLAVQSIHEIRAPHLGPEPFTLLVLVLVMAVKEMLFRWLVKTGKEIDSSAMQSDAWHHRSDALTSLAAFVGITIALWGGKGYEAADDWAALAACGLIAFNGVQLFRSALHEILDAAPSAEALQKIRSIATAVPGVTGIDDCRARKSGLGWLVDIHVEVDGEMPVREGHRIAHAVKDALLASDAAVLDALVHIEPSGHGPCDV, from the coding sequence ATGGCCCCGCCCCCCCGAACCAACAGTGTCGATGCCGCCCGGGCAGATGCCGCGGCGAACGCCGTCCGCGGCATGCGGGCGGCCCTCACGGCGATCGTCATCAGCGGGCTGCTGGGGGCGGTGAAATTCACTGCTGGCGTCTTGGGGCATAGCTACGCGTTGATCGCCGACGGAATCGAATCGCTCGTCGACATCGTCGCGTCGATCGCCGTGTGGGGCGGGCTGAAGGTCGCCGCGGCCGATCCGAGCCAACGGTTTCCGTATGGCTATGGCAAGGCGGAGCCGCTCGTGGGGCTCGTCATCTCAGCGGGGCTCGTGTGCGTCGCCGGGGTGCTTGCGGTGCAGAGCATTCACGAAATCCGCGCGCCGCATTTGGGGCCGGAGCCGTTCACGCTGCTGGTGCTCGTGCTGGTCATGGCGGTGAAGGAGATGCTGTTCCGCTGGCTGGTGAAGACCGGCAAGGAGATCGACAGCAGCGCGATGCAAAGCGACGCGTGGCATCATCGGAGCGACGCGCTTACCTCGCTCGCGGCGTTCGTCGGCATCACGATCGCGCTGTGGGGCGGCAAAGGATATGAAGCGGCCGACGATTGGGCGGCGCTGGCGGCGTGCGGGCTCATTGCGTTCAACGGCGTGCAACTATTTCGTTCAGCGCTGCATGAAATTCTCGACGCGGCGCCGTCGGCGGAGGCGCTACAGAAGATTCGCTCGATCGCGACGGCAGTGCCGGGGGTGACGGGGATCGACGATTGCCGCGCGCGGAAGAGCGGGCTGGGGTGGCTTGTCGATATTCATGTGGAAGTCGACGGCGAGATGCCGGTCCGCGAGGGGCACCGCATTGCGCATGCAGTGAAGGATGCGCTGTTGGCGAGCGATGCGGCGGTGCTCGATGCGCTCGTGCACATCGAGCCGAGCGGGCATGGGCCTTGTGACGTTTGA